GCCGTGTCGGCTGAGTTTGATTGGTTGGAGCCTCGGGCTCGACATGCGGCTAATTTTGACGAGTGGAACTCAATAACGAGCGGTCATGAACAGTACAGCCCAGATCTTCGAGCACGGTGCCTGAACGCTGAACCTTCGCTATCACAAGCCCCCTAGACCGTCCTGCGGCGCCAGTGTGATGATGGCGACCGCCACGACTGACGACCTGCTGATCATCACCGAACTGTGCTCGAACGAAGCCAAGCACCACAAAGTCCTGCCCAAAACTACCTCTGACCGTCGCTAGCTACTAACAGGATTACCTAGGCTCTGTACGAAAAGAGATGTCGTTAACACCGCATGGAATAGTCGCGTTGGCATGACGCAATGCTGACTGCGTCCAGGCAGAGGCTGGGCACAGAGGATGTCACTGGCTTGACCGCCAGAAAGGAGGACGCGCAAGCGTGTCCCGTTGGCATCGAAAGGTAGACAAGGACACGAGATTCTGGCGATTGGCCAGCTTTTTCAGTTATCCTGCGCGCCCAAATTATTTCAAATTGTAAGGGACTACGATGAAACACCTGCGCCAGCTGTTGGCGGCAGTGTTGCTCTGCGCAACTATTTTGCCCGCCATTGCCGCCAGCACTCCCGCGTCTGCGCCAACCGCCAGCGAACAACCGCACCAGACCGCCGAACAGTGGCTGGCCACGCTCAAGCAACAGCACGGCAACATCACCCTGCCCGGCGGTATCGCCAGCCTCCAACTCAACAACGAGTTCTACTACCTGTCGCCGGGCGACACCGAGCGCCTGCTGACCGAAGGCTGGGGCAACCCACCGGGCTTCAAGACCCTTGGCATGATCATCCCGACCGCCGTCAATCCACTGGCGGACAACGGCTGGGGCGTGATCATCAGCTACAAGAACGACGGCCACATTTCCGACGATGACGCAGCCAAGATCGACTACGCCGACCTGCTCGAGCAGATGAAGGCCGATGACGAGGAAGACAACAAGGAGCGTCGCAAGCAAGGCTATGCCGGCCTGACACTGTTGGGCTGGGCCGAACCACCGAGCTACGATCAGGCTACCCACAAGATGTACTGGGCGCGAGAGTTGAAGGCCGAAGACGCCGACCAGACCACCCTGAACTACAGCATCCGCGTGCTGGGCCGCGAAGGCGTGCTGGAGCTCAATGCCGTGGCGGCGATGGCCGACCTGCAGACCATCAAGCAGGAAACGCCAAAGATTCTCGCCTTCACCAACTTCACCGACGGTAACCGCTACGCCGATTACGACGCCAAGACCGACAAGCTGGCGCCATACGGACTGGCCGCCCTGGTCGCCGGTGGCATCGCCGCCAAGGCGGGCCTGTTCGCCAAGATCGGTGTTGCCTTGCTGGCGTTCAAGAAGTTCATCATCCTGGGCTTGGTGGCCATCGCCGGCTTCTTCGGCAAGCTGTTCAAGCGCAAGCGATCCTGATTCAGGCCTGGCTCACCCTTGCTGGGTGAGCCACCTCCTTAAAACGAACGTGCCTGCTGAATGCTTCCAGGCATTAATGCCGTTCAGGGCACAATGTGGTGGGGCTATCATCCATGACCGTCCGCCATCGACCCAACGCAGCCCTCGGACCTTTCGATTTATAGTCAGCCTTGCTGCTTTCAGGACGAACCCTAGAGAAAATAACCTGGGTTTGCCGAACTTTGCGAAGCTTCGAGGTGTACGACGGGAGAGGTGCAGCGCCTATCAGATCGAGCGCCGCCCGCGCGGCGCTCGATCTTGAGCGCGCTGCAAGGCGGACGGCGAGCACCTAGTCGCCAGCACGCGGTCAAAAGTCCTGCACCCAAAGACCTCGAATGGGGGAAAAGGGGACAGATTCGAATGGCACTTACTTTGGACTGCCCCCGGTAGGAGCCGGCCAGACCCCGTGATAGCGCTTGACCATCACGACAATAGCGAACGGTGGTTGTTCAAAAACCTGCGAAGTAGGACAATTATCGGCTTCACGTCCCAACCAGCGATCTTGCATGGCCTTTCTTGCACTTGGTATCAACCATAAGACTGCCTCGGTAGACGTACGCGAGCGCGTGGCGTTTACCCCGGAGCAGCTGGTGGACGCCCTGCAGCAGCTGTGCCGACTGACCGCCAGCCGCGAGGCGGCGATCCTGTCGACCTGCAACCGCAGCGAGCTCTACATCGAGCAGGACCACCTGGCCGCCGACGCCGTGCTGCAGTGGCTGGCCGACTATCACCAGCTGAGCCTCGACGAGCTGCGCGCCAGCGCCTACATCCACGAAGAGCACGACGCGGTCCGGCACATGATGCGCGTGGCCTCGGGCCTCGACTCGCTGGTGCTCGGCGAGCCGCAGATCCTCGGCCAGATGAAGTCGGCCTACGCCGTGGCCCGCGAGGCCGGCACCGTCGGCCCGCTGCTGGGGCGCCTGTTCCAGGCCACCTTCAGCGCCGCCAAGCAGGTGCGCACCGACACCGCCATCGGCGAGAACCCGGTGTCGGTGGCGTTCGCCGCGGTGAGCCTGGCCAAGCAGATCTTCTCCGACCTGGGCCGCAGCCAGGCGCTGCTGATCGGCGCCGGCGAGACCATCACCCTGGTCGCCCGCCACCTGCACGAGCAGGGCGTGCGCCGTATCGTGGTCGCCAACCGCACGTTGGAGCGCGCGAGCATCCTGGCTGAGCAGTTCGGCGCCCATGCGGTGCTGCTGGCGGACATTCCGCAAGAGCTGGCCAACAGCGACATCGTCATCAGTTCCACCGCCAGCCAGCTGCCGATCCTCGGCAAGGGCGCGGTGGAAAGCGCGCTGAAGCAGCGCCGGCACAAGCCGATCTTCATGGTCGACATCGCCGTGCCACGGGATATCGAGCCGCAGGTCGGCGAGCTGGACGACGTCTACCTCTATACCGTCGACGACCTCCACGAAGTGGTGGCGGAAAACCTCAAGAGCCGCCAGGGCGCGGCCCAGGCCGCCGAAGAGCTGGTCTCGGCCGGCGCCGACGACTTCATGGTGCGCCTGCGCGAGCTGGCGGCGGTGGATGTGCTCAAGGCCTATCGCCAGCAAAGCGAGCGCCTGCGCGACGAAGAACTGCAAAAGGCCCTGCGCCTGCTGGGCAACGGCGGCAACCCCGAGGACGTGCTGATGCAGCTGGCCCGGGGCCTGACCAACAAACTCCTGCACGCCCCCAGCGTGCAACTGAAAAAGCTCTCTGCCGAAGGCCGCCTAGATGCGCTGGCCATGGCCCAGGAACTCTTCGCCCTTCACGAGGGCTCGACGGACAAAACCCCGCAATGAAAGCGTCGCTGCTGAACAAACTGGACACGCTCCAGGACCGTTTCGAGGAACTCACCGCGCTGCTGGGTGATGCCGAAGTCATTTCCGACCAGACGCGCTTTCGCGCCTACTCCCGCGAGTACGCCGAAGTCGAGCCGGTGATCGCCTGCTATGTAGGCTGGCGCAAGGTCCAGGACGACCTCGAGGGCGCCCAGGCGCTGCTCAAGGACGCCGACCCCGACCTGCGCGAGATGGCCGTGGAGGAAGTGCGCGAAGCCAAGGAGCAGCTGGTGGGCCTGGAGTCGCAGCTGCAGCGCATGCTGCTGCCCAAGGACCCCAACGACGGGCGCAACGTGTTCCTGGAAATCCGCGCCGGCACCGGCGGCGACGAGGCGGCGATCTTCTCCGGCGACCTGTTCCGCATGTACTCGCGCTATGCCGAGAAACGCGGCTGGCGCCTGGAGATCCTCTCTGAAAACGAGGGTGAGCACGGCGGCTACAAGGAGATCATCGCCCGGGTCGAGGGTGACAGCGTCTACGGCAAGCTGAAATTCGAGTCCGGCGCCCACCGCGTGCAGCGCGTGCCCGAGACCGAATCCCAGGGCCGTATCCACACCTCGGCGTGCA
This genomic stretch from Pseudomonas entomophila harbors:
- the prfA gene encoding peptide chain release factor 1 → MKASLLNKLDTLQDRFEELTALLGDAEVISDQTRFRAYSREYAEVEPVIACYVGWRKVQDDLEGAQALLKDADPDLREMAVEEVREAKEQLVGLESQLQRMLLPKDPNDGRNVFLEIRAGTGGDEAAIFSGDLFRMYSRYAEKRGWRLEILSENEGEHGGYKEIIARVEGDSVYGKLKFESGAHRVQRVPETESQGRIHTSACTVAVLPEPDEQVAIEINPADLRVDTYRASGAGGQHVNKTDSAIRITHLPTGIVVECQEERSQHKNRARAMSWLSAKLNDMQTSAAQNAIASERKLLVGSGDRSERIRTYNYPQGRVTDHRINLTLYSLDDILAGGVDAVIEPLLAEYQADQLAALGD
- the hemA gene encoding glutamyl-tRNA reductase, which encodes MAFLALGINHKTASVDVRERVAFTPEQLVDALQQLCRLTASREAAILSTCNRSELYIEQDHLAADAVLQWLADYHQLSLDELRASAYIHEEHDAVRHMMRVASGLDSLVLGEPQILGQMKSAYAVAREAGTVGPLLGRLFQATFSAAKQVRTDTAIGENPVSVAFAAVSLAKQIFSDLGRSQALLIGAGETITLVARHLHEQGVRRIVVANRTLERASILAEQFGAHAVLLADIPQELANSDIVISSTASQLPILGKGAVESALKQRRHKPIFMVDIAVPRDIEPQVGELDDVYLYTVDDLHEVVAENLKSRQGAAQAAEELVSAGADDFMVRLRELAAVDVLKAYRQQSERLRDEELQKALRLLGNGGNPEDVLMQLARGLTNKLLHAPSVQLKKLSAEGRLDALAMAQELFALHEGSTDKTPQ
- a CDS encoding DUF2167 domain-containing protein gives rise to the protein MKHLRQLLAAVLLCATILPAIAASTPASAPTASEQPHQTAEQWLATLKQQHGNITLPGGIASLQLNNEFYYLSPGDTERLLTEGWGNPPGFKTLGMIIPTAVNPLADNGWGVIISYKNDGHISDDDAAKIDYADLLEQMKADDEEDNKERRKQGYAGLTLLGWAEPPSYDQATHKMYWARELKAEDADQTTLNYSIRVLGREGVLELNAVAAMADLQTIKQETPKILAFTNFTDGNRYADYDAKTDKLAPYGLAALVAGGIAAKAGLFAKIGVALLAFKKFIILGLVAIAGFFGKLFKRKRS